The following are from one region of the Pseudodesulfovibrio sp. JC047 genome:
- the larC gene encoding nickel insertion protein: MLLMINVDDISGELVPHAIDSLMKQGAKSVHVVPAITKKGRPEFIFFIDAPEDRTDDLARYVTSELGTLGVKVIKHDHIYVPYHMTSILVECPGAGLAEPLTVHAKCFDSKESSAPYVKAEFDDLRAALDVLIQADQLITFTTLKSLVELVALSGCQSTVGGVTARPESVE; the protein is encoded by the coding sequence ATGCTGTTGATGATCAATGTTGACGACATATCGGGCGAGCTGGTGCCTCATGCCATTGATTCCTTGATGAAACAGGGAGCCAAGAGTGTGCATGTGGTACCGGCCATCACCAAAAAGGGTCGCCCTGAGTTCATCTTCTTTATTGATGCTCCAGAAGATCGAACAGACGACCTTGCCCGGTACGTGACGTCGGAATTGGGAACATTGGGTGTGAAAGTCATTAAACACGATCATATCTATGTCCCATACCACATGACGAGCATCCTGGTGGAGTGCCCCGGTGCGGGGCTGGCCGAGCCGCTCACGGTTCATGCCAAGTGCTTTGACAGCAAGGAGTCGAGTGCTCCCTACGTCAAGGCGGAGTTCGATGATCTCCGTGCGGCCTTGGATGTCCTGATACAGGCAGACCAGCTCATCACCTTTACCACCCTCAAATCTCTGGTGGAGCTGGTGGCCTTGAGTGGCTGCCAAAGCACTGTCGGAGGG
- a CDS encoding methylenetetrahydrofolate reductase, with protein sequence MRIIDLIHEREGKPFVSFEFFPPKEEAAMPGFYDTAKQLKALDPLFVSVTYGAGGGAQDNTLGIVSGLQKDEGFETMSHLTCVQASEDRIAGYLDQLGAVGSSNVLALRGDPPKGGSSTFVPDNERFKHASDLIEYIREIHPEICIGVACYPDPHPESPSVREDLNWTAHKLELADFATTQLFFDNRVYFELVEKLADKGVNKPVIPAVLPIPSVQSAKFILGLCGAMIPGKFLLALEKADAEGGVEAAAAVGRDFARRQIEDLLAKGAPGVHLYTLNRAEHCLKVMEGLTF encoded by the coding sequence ATGCGGATAATCGATCTTATTCACGAAAGAGAAGGAAAACCTTTTGTTTCCTTTGAATTTTTTCCCCCGAAAGAAGAGGCGGCCATGCCCGGCTTTTATGACACCGCGAAACAACTCAAGGCATTGGACCCGCTCTTTGTTTCCGTGACATATGGTGCCGGTGGCGGGGCGCAGGACAATACGTTGGGCATCGTTTCCGGCCTTCAGAAAGATGAAGGGTTCGAGACCATGTCGCATTTGACGTGTGTGCAGGCCTCGGAAGATCGGATCGCTGGATATCTCGATCAGCTCGGCGCAGTTGGTTCCAGTAACGTGCTCGCTTTGCGCGGTGATCCGCCAAAGGGTGGTTCATCCACCTTTGTCCCCGACAATGAACGATTTAAACACGCATCTGATCTTATTGAATATATTCGGGAAATTCATCCGGAAATCTGCATCGGCGTGGCCTGTTATCCCGACCCGCATCCAGAGTCCCCTTCGGTTCGCGAGGATTTGAATTGGACCGCGCACAAGTTGGAATTGGCTGACTTTGCGACAACGCAGTTGTTTTTTGACAACCGTGTGTATTTTGAACTCGTTGAGAAATTGGCGGACAAAGGGGTGAACAAGCCGGTCATTCCTGCGGTGCTGCCTATTCCCAGCGTCCAATCCGCCAAGTTCATTCTGGGCCTGTGTGGTGCCATGATTCCCGGGAAATTCCTTTTGGCGCTCGAAAAAGCGGACGCCGAGGGTGGTGTTGAAGCGGCTGCGGCTGTCGGACGGGATTTTGCGCGTAGACAGATCGAAGATCTGTTGGCAAAAGGCGCACCTGGCGTTCATCTGTATACGTTGAATCGGGCTGAACATTGCCTCAAGGTTATGGAAGGACTGACTTTCTAA
- a CDS encoding lipoate--protein ligase produces the protein MRYIHNQCLDPAFNLAAEEWLLTNSETDIFMLWRNKPAVIVGRNQNTVAEIDESFVQERDIPVIRRLSGGGAVFHDLGNINFTFITHGKPSEGLDFERFTKPIQEALQTMGVQCVFSGRNDLLIDGKKFSGNAQHFHQGRILHHGTLLFTADMTDLSGALRVDPEKYRDKAVKSVRSRVTNIASHLQTPMTVTDFLDRLMDNVSNGSAPETRHLTKEEIIHISALADTRYRTWAWNFGASPAYNFSKRTRTPGGLLDVNLFVKKGKILTARLFGDYFGVKDIGPLEAMLVGTPHTRTAVQDRLATVQLEQYLHDVTLDTLLDCLF, from the coding sequence ATGCGATACATCCATAATCAATGTCTTGATCCAGCCTTCAACCTGGCCGCCGAAGAGTGGTTGCTCACCAATTCAGAAACCGACATCTTCATGCTCTGGCGCAACAAGCCTGCCGTGATTGTTGGCCGAAACCAGAACACCGTTGCCGAAATTGACGAATCGTTCGTACAGGAACGCGACATTCCCGTGATCCGACGGTTAAGTGGTGGCGGGGCCGTGTTTCATGATCTCGGCAATATCAATTTTACCTTCATCACCCACGGCAAGCCATCGGAAGGACTGGATTTCGAACGGTTCACCAAACCCATTCAAGAGGCCCTGCAAACCATGGGCGTCCAGTGCGTTTTCAGTGGCCGAAACGACCTGCTCATCGATGGCAAAAAATTCTCGGGCAATGCCCAACATTTCCATCAGGGACGTATCCTGCATCATGGCACACTGTTGTTCACCGCAGATATGACCGATCTGTCCGGCGCACTGCGAGTTGATCCGGAAAAATACCGGGACAAGGCCGTGAAAAGCGTGCGCTCCCGCGTCACCAACATCGCGAGCCATCTTCAGACACCCATGACGGTCACCGATTTTCTCGATCGACTCATGGACAATGTTTCCAACGGCAGTGCCCCGGAAACAAGGCACCTCACCAAAGAGGAAATCATCCATATTTCCGCCCTCGCCGATACGCGATACCGAACATGGGCATGGAATTTCGGGGCTTCCCCTGCTTATAATTTTTCCAAACGCACCCGCACACCCGGGGGACTGCTGGATGTCAATCTATTCGTCAAAAAAGGAAAAATTCTCACGGCGAGACTGTTTGGCGATTACTTCGGAGTCAAGGATATCGGCCCGTTGGAAGCGATGCTCGTGGGGACACCCCACACCCGCACTGCCGTACAAGACCGATTGGCCACCGTCCAACTGGAGCAATACCTTCATGACGTGACGCTGGACACCTTGCTGGACTGCCTGTTCTGA
- a CDS encoding carboxymuconolactone decarboxylase family protein, producing MDSAEKAADTLAKMTHRAGNVFPSYLACTKEISQFGPIDHKTQELIHLACSMMAQCEMCISLHIQGAASHGATKEEILQAAMLSISMGGSPKVMYMHYVFEELDDLFD from the coding sequence ATGGATTCAGCGGAAAAAGCAGCAGATACTTTGGCAAAGATGACACACCGGGCCGGAAACGTCTTCCCGAGTTACCTTGCCTGTACCAAGGAAATAAGCCAATTTGGTCCCATAGATCACAAGACACAGGAACTGATTCACCTTGCCTGTTCCATGATGGCTCAATGTGAAATGTGCATTTCTCTCCACATTCAGGGAGCGGCAAGCCACGGCGCGACCAAGGAAGAAATCCTGCAAGCCGCCATGTTATCCATTTCAATGGGCGGCTCTCCCAAAGTGATGTACATGCACTATGTGTTCGAGGAATTGGACGATCTTTTCGATTAA
- a CDS encoding PaaI family thioesterase, which translates to MKISTHEGIDQSLCGEPLEVNAGTSTVRLLCLPSMAADDSGLIHGGFIFGLADYAAMLSINHPNVVLGAADTRFLKPSRVGDTLIARAQDQTPEDRKHLVQVDVSCNDDVVFSGTFTCFVPQKHVLSKE; encoded by the coding sequence ATGAAAATTTCGACACATGAAGGTATTGACCAGTCATTATGCGGAGAACCGCTTGAAGTGAACGCGGGCACCAGTACGGTCCGTCTGCTCTGTCTGCCCTCCATGGCCGCAGATGACAGTGGTCTGATTCACGGCGGCTTCATTTTCGGACTGGCAGACTATGCGGCCATGCTTTCGATCAATCATCCCAATGTGGTCCTCGGCGCAGCGGACACCCGGTTCCTGAAACCGTCCCGCGTCGGCGACACCCTTATTGCCCGAGCGCAGGACCAGACCCCAGAGGACCGCAAGCACCTCGTTCAGGTAGATGTTTCCTGTAATGACGACGTGGTTTTCAGCGGGACTTTCACCTGCTTCGTGCCGCAAAAGCACGTCCTGTCCAAAGAATAG
- a CDS encoding DUF6506 family protein — translation MSTVLKAAFIFIAPGGEPARHRNWVRTDSVELVAVAVNDYAQAETVARELVDTEGIAAIELCGGFGSVGTARIAAAVDVPVGVVRFDIHPGLDNASGDTLFA, via the coding sequence ATGAGTACTGTTTTGAAAGCTGCATTCATTTTTATCGCACCGGGAGGGGAACCTGCCCGACATCGGAATTGGGTCCGTACTGATTCCGTTGAATTGGTGGCTGTTGCCGTCAATGACTATGCTCAGGCCGAAACCGTTGCCCGGGAATTGGTGGACACGGAAGGCATTGCCGCCATCGAGTTGTGTGGCGGATTCGGATCAGTGGGCACCGCGCGCATTGCTGCGGCGGTGGATGTGCCGGTGGGGGTGGTTCGGTTCGATATTCATCCCGGTCTGGACAACGCCAGCGGGGATACGCTTTTTGCGTGA
- a CDS encoding NAD(+)/NADH kinase, translating into MSTVAILANPASGKDIRRLVAHGSVFDNQEKVRMVRRLILGLEQAGVSRILYMPDGYDIIPRALNAIHPSIPVDAVEMPIRNSQTDTTVAAGIMETLGARCLIVLGGDGTSRAACKGTCAVPILPVSTGTNNVFPQMGEVTIAGLAAGLVACGRLPCEACCVRSCMFDILIDDRVVDMALVDAAVYDDVFLASKAVWDISKVPQLFMTRCSASSIGLSAIGGQLQAIRPEEPRGLALRLDGDPSMIVTAAIAPGLFADVPVSEVTEMTPGTVFPIDTRPGLIALDGEREVEISRTASAGIRLNTEGPLVIDVPATMALARTKGFFVNLYPYEESS; encoded by the coding sequence TTGAGTACTGTCGCAATTCTCGCAAATCCCGCCTCTGGAAAGGATATCCGCCGCCTTGTGGCCCATGGCAGCGTCTTTGACAATCAGGAGAAAGTACGCATGGTCCGGCGGTTGATTCTCGGCCTTGAACAGGCTGGAGTTTCCCGGATTCTGTATATGCCTGACGGGTACGACATTATTCCCCGGGCCTTGAATGCCATTCACCCATCCATTCCGGTGGACGCGGTGGAAATGCCCATTCGCAATAGCCAGACCGACACCACCGTCGCGGCCGGAATCATGGAGACCCTGGGCGCGCGGTGTCTTATCGTGCTTGGTGGGGATGGGACCAGTCGAGCGGCCTGCAAGGGGACGTGCGCGGTTCCGATACTCCCTGTTTCCACGGGGACCAATAATGTTTTTCCCCAAATGGGAGAGGTCACCATTGCCGGACTGGCTGCCGGGTTGGTGGCGTGCGGACGACTGCCGTGCGAGGCGTGTTGCGTTCGATCCTGCATGTTCGACATCCTGATTGATGATCGGGTGGTGGACATGGCGTTGGTGGACGCGGCTGTGTATGACGACGTGTTTCTCGCGTCCAAAGCGGTGTGGGATATCAGCAAGGTGCCACAATTGTTCATGACTCGGTGCAGTGCCAGTTCCATAGGTTTGTCTGCTATCGGCGGACAGCTTCAGGCTATCAGGCCGGAGGAACCTCGTGGGTTGGCCCTGCGGCTGGATGGCGATCCGTCCATGATCGTTACAGCGGCTATTGCACCGGGGTTGTTTGCGGATGTGCCGGTCAGCGAAGTGACTGAGATGACACCGGGGACCGTTTTTCCCATCGATACCCGTCCCGGACTCATTGCCCTGGATGGAGAACGTGAAGTCGAGATTTCGAGGACTGCCTCGGCTGGCATTCGATTGAATACCGAAGGCCCGTTGGTCATTGACGTGCCTGCAACCATGGCTTTGGCTCGAACCAAAGGGTTTTTTGTCAACCTGTATCCCTATGAGGAATCATCATGA
- a CDS encoding alpha-ketoacid dehydrogenase subunit beta, which yields MSEKTYLQALNDALRQEMERDENVFILGEDVGQFGGCFGVTQGLFETFGEERVKDTPITESAIVGAAGGAAVAGLRPVAELMFVDFIGVAMDQLFNQAAKMRFMFGGKATVPMTLRMPQGAGIGAAAQHSQSLESWFMHIPGLKVVIPSTPYDAKGLLISAIRDDNPVIFLEHKLLYGISGEVPDESYTIDIGKADIKREGTDVTIVATSLMVHSALDAADKLQAEGISAEVVDPRCLQPLDSETIVNSVKKTHALVIAHEAVQFAGPGAEIAAMVAEEALDYLDAPIKRVGAPFCPVPFSPPLEQFYIPDSGNIVEAVKRIR from the coding sequence ATGTCCGAAAAAACATATCTTCAGGCACTCAATGACGCGTTGCGGCAGGAAATGGAGCGCGACGAAAACGTGTTCATTCTCGGTGAGGACGTGGGGCAGTTCGGTGGGTGCTTCGGCGTGACCCAGGGGCTGTTCGAAACCTTTGGCGAAGAGCGTGTCAAGGATACGCCCATTACGGAAAGCGCCATTGTCGGCGCGGCCGGTGGAGCGGCTGTTGCGGGATTGCGCCCTGTGGCCGAATTAATGTTCGTTGATTTCATCGGTGTGGCCATGGACCAACTGTTCAACCAGGCCGCCAAAATGCGGTTCATGTTTGGTGGCAAGGCCACGGTGCCCATGACCCTGCGGATGCCCCAGGGAGCCGGTATCGGGGCCGCTGCCCAACATTCGCAATCCCTGGAATCCTGGTTCATGCATATCCCTGGTCTCAAGGTGGTCATTCCGTCCACCCCGTATGACGCCAAGGGACTGCTCATCAGTGCCATCCGTGATGACAACCCGGTGATCTTTCTTGAGCACAAGTTGCTCTATGGGATCAGCGGCGAAGTGCCGGATGAAAGTTACACCATTGATATCGGCAAGGCGGATATCAAACGGGAAGGGACTGATGTCACGATCGTGGCGACCTCGCTGATGGTCCATTCTGCGCTGGATGCGGCTGATAAACTTCAGGCTGAAGGCATTAGTGCGGAGGTTGTTGACCCTCGGTGCCTCCAGCCATTGGACTCGGAGACCATCGTGAATTCCGTCAAGAAGACCCACGCGTTGGTCATTGCGCATGAGGCCGTGCAGTTCGCCGGTCCCGGCGCGGAGATCGCGGCCATGGTCGCTGAAGAGGCGCTTGACTATCTGGATGCTCCCATCAAGCGGGTGGGTGCGCCGTTCTGCCCGGTGCCTTTTTCTCCGCCGCTGGAACAATTCTATATCCCGGATTCAGGGAATATCGTCGAGGCCGTGAAACGCATTCGTTAA
- a CDS encoding thiamine pyrophosphate-dependent dehydrogenase E1 component subunit alpha → MALSKKTLIHMFETMNRIRLFEQQLQEFFAAGEIPGFVHLYLGEEAVATGACSALTETDMMTSTHRGHGHLLAKGGDLKLMMAEIFGRQTGYCKGKGGSMHIADLDLGILGANGIVGGGGPLAVGAAFAAKYKKSDQVALCFFGDGASNQGTTQEALNMASAWKLPLVFVNENNGYGISCPQCKSMAVVDIADRAAAYDMPGVVVDGNDVLAVHEAVSEAVKRARNGEGPSLIECKTYRWRGHFEGDACVYRCAEELEEWMAKDPIPRFEAKLLESKTLSKKDVAAIKERIAKDVDEAVAFAKESPMPQTSALMDDVYA, encoded by the coding sequence ATGGCTCTCAGCAAGAAGACATTGATTCACATGTTTGAAACCATGAACAGGATTCGTCTGTTCGAGCAGCAGTTGCAGGAATTCTTCGCCGCAGGCGAGATTCCGGGTTTTGTCCATCTGTATCTTGGTGAAGAGGCAGTGGCCACGGGTGCCTGTTCAGCCCTGACCGAGACTGACATGATGACCAGTACCCACCGTGGGCACGGGCATCTTTTGGCCAAAGGCGGAGATCTGAAATTGATGATGGCTGAAATTTTCGGACGCCAGACCGGCTATTGCAAGGGAAAGGGCGGGTCAATGCACATTGCTGACCTTGATCTTGGCATTCTCGGTGCCAATGGCATCGTGGGTGGCGGTGGTCCCTTGGCCGTGGGAGCCGCCTTTGCCGCGAAGTACAAGAAGAGCGATCAGGTCGCCCTGTGCTTTTTTGGTGATGGCGCGTCCAATCAGGGAACCACGCAGGAAGCCTTGAATATGGCCAGCGCCTGGAAGCTCCCGCTTGTTTTTGTCAATGAGAACAATGGCTATGGCATTTCCTGCCCGCAGTGCAAGTCCATGGCCGTGGTGGATATCGCGGATCGTGCCGCTGCCTATGACATGCCTGGTGTCGTGGTGGACGGCAATGATGTCCTCGCCGTGCACGAAGCCGTTTCCGAAGCCGTCAAGCGCGCCAGAAACGGGGAAGGCCCCTCGTTGATCGAATGCAAGACCTATCGGTGGCGTGGGCATTTCGAAGGGGATGCCTGTGTGTATCGGTGCGCCGAGGAATTGGAAGAATGGATGGCCAAGGACCCCATTCCTCGATTTGAAGCCAAGCTGTTGGAAAGCAAGACCCTGTCCAAGAAGGACGTGGCCGCGATCAAGGAACGCATTGCCAAGGATGTTGATGAGGCAGTGGCTTTTGCCAAGGAAAGCCCCATGCCGCAGACCAGTGCGTTGATGGATGATGTCTACGCCTAG
- a CDS encoding Lin0512 family protein, translating to MTMERFAIELGYAADLHGEDMTKAAVRAVRDAVSRVCLCGIVEICGRDRFQGVHVHADVAVPDPEGVDREAVLASIPIGETTLTVTSGGLRVPGIEVPCFAPGVRSIVVACAALTVSIETDGVDAQENGSSKSACGCAAKAI from the coding sequence ATGACCATGGAACGATTCGCTATCGAACTTGGCTATGCGGCTGATCTGCATGGCGAAGACATGACCAAGGCCGCAGTGCGGGCGGTGCGTGATGCGGTGTCGCGTGTCTGTTTGTGCGGCATTGTGGAAATCTGTGGTCGAGACCGTTTTCAGGGAGTGCATGTCCATGCGGATGTGGCGGTCCCGGACCCGGAAGGTGTGGACCGCGAGGCGGTCCTCGCCAGTATTCCCATTGGTGAAACCACTTTGACAGTGACCTCCGGCGGCCTGCGTGTCCCGGGGATCGAAGTGCCCTGTTTCGCCCCCGGGGTGCGCTCTATTGTCGTGGCCTGCGCCGCCCTGACTGTTTCCATTGAAACGGATGGGGTGGACGCACAAGAGAATGGATCGAGTAAATCGGCCTGCGGATGCGCCGCCAAGGCCATATAA
- a CDS encoding dihydrolipoamide acetyltransferase family protein, which translates to MAQDVIMPKWGLTMKEGKVVRWLKGEGETVEAGEPLFEVETDKITNSVEAPASGVLAKIIVPEGDVAVVQSVVAVIAAPGENVEAGASESTADAVDDAAAPAAATEDRVDSKTEKSFVRAMPAARRLARELHVDLSMVTATGSGGRITMKDVQTAADAVPDGVNASPKAIEFARKQGVDLTLVSGTGEGGRITKADILRAMNPVAEQTAVVPLVASGETVIPMEGVRQLIAENMQGSLQNAAQLTVFVELDVTEMVQLRTRLLERNKRDAQYRLSYNDIIAYAVCRALKRHPVMNSTLQEDGVHLHEHVNLGIAVSIPNGLIVPNVKQADTYGLEALKTEVRDVAGRARDGGLNMDEISGGTFTISNVSMLGMDGFTPILNPPETGILGVGRVVEKPAVHDGEICIRQMMTLSLTFNHMATDGAPAMTFLRELGDMLEHPGLMIV; encoded by the coding sequence ATGGCTCAAGATGTGATTATGCCCAAATGGGGCCTGACCATGAAGGAAGGAAAGGTCGTTCGTTGGCTCAAGGGCGAAGGTGAGACGGTAGAAGCCGGGGAGCCTTTGTTTGAAGTGGAGACCGACAAGATTACCAACTCGGTTGAGGCCCCTGCCAGCGGTGTCTTGGCGAAAATCATTGTCCCGGAAGGGGATGTCGCTGTTGTGCAGTCTGTTGTGGCCGTGATCGCCGCTCCGGGCGAAAACGTTGAAGCGGGTGCGTCCGAATCGACAGCCGACGCCGTTGATGACGCAGCGGCACCGGCTGCGGCGACTGAAGATCGTGTGGATTCGAAGACAGAAAAATCTTTTGTCAGAGCCATGCCCGCCGCTCGCAGACTGGCTCGGGAGCTGCACGTTGATTTGTCCATGGTCACCGCCACCGGCTCTGGTGGGCGTATTACCATGAAAGATGTGCAGACCGCTGCTGATGCCGTTCCGGATGGGGTGAACGCCAGTCCGAAGGCCATCGAATTCGCCCGAAAGCAGGGAGTCGATCTCACGCTGGTTTCGGGAACGGGCGAAGGCGGACGGATTACCAAGGCGGATATCCTGCGGGCCATGAACCCGGTGGCGGAACAAACCGCTGTCGTGCCGCTGGTGGCATCCGGGGAGACCGTGATTCCCATGGAAGGAGTTCGCCAACTTATTGCAGAAAATATGCAGGGGAGTTTGCAGAACGCCGCTCAACTGACTGTCTTTGTCGAGCTGGATGTGACGGAAATGGTCCAGTTGCGTACCCGTTTATTGGAGCGGAATAAACGCGACGCACAGTATCGCCTGTCGTACAACGACATCATTGCCTATGCGGTATGCCGTGCGCTCAAACGGCATCCGGTCATGAATTCCACACTTCAGGAAGACGGCGTCCATCTGCATGAGCATGTCAATCTCGGCATTGCCGTCTCCATTCCCAACGGGTTGATTGTTCCCAATGTCAAACAGGCTGACACCTATGGTCTGGAAGCCCTCAAGACCGAGGTCCGTGATGTGGCTGGCCGGGCGCGAGACGGCGGATTGAACATGGATGAAATCTCTGGCGGGACTTTCACCATCAGCAACGTGAGTATGCTCGGCATGGACGGATTCACTCCCATTCTCAATCCGCCGGAAACCGGGATTTTGGGTGTGGGGCGTGTGGTCGAAAAACCGGCCGTGCATGACGGAGAAATATGCATTCGCCAGATGATGACCCTGTCGTTGACCTTCAACCATATGGCGACGGATGGGGCACCGGCCATGACCTTCCTGCGAGAGCTGGGAGACATGCTGGAACATCCCGGCCTGATGATCGTCTAG
- a CDS encoding sigma-54-dependent Fis family transcriptional regulator yields the protein MHLLLRDGNGFEIHRDPNTPEHPVPLVLSRSSRQRAAQVDASNWKRFVNGKSMTSPDVDPILLDSWQRCMDMAVDPAPRSCWDFLPMEQMKPFTTTLERICDGIESTVYEGIKGKNLLMTITNAEGRVARTSGDLDVLRQADTLNFGPGANWAESSVGTNAIGTALATGRPMQVFASEHFCQSHHSWNCSAAPILDPRGNIWGCFDISGPKDSDHTNALELVQNAARALEHQLSRLYCSELENQMTSLFSSMFNSVMTGVLFLNKTGRITSANTIAELLLSPEGIPLRGHNAEEFFDLAPYLAQQKNASLCDPVTIHALKRPSLFIRAMPTFSASGTWLDTIVTVSETQRSHPMAVGQDIQKTSTASKKKPIKGFEHVLYGSTAMHRTIEKAASASRTPSTILLTGESGTGKELFAKGIHLAGPRSKKPFVAVNCGALSKELVHSELFGYREGAFTGAVKQGRIGKFQKADTGVLFLDEISEMPKSQQVNLLRALEERAIVPVGGTTPIPVDVKIIAATNKNLLERVEQGRFREDLYYRLNVVSIHIPPLRERGNDVNLLADVHLKRLCSSFDIPCPEIPSDVRKIFMAHDWPGNVRELINCLEYAANTLSGPVLLPEHLPHALSKRSTDQAEGSGPAPQGREFHLKQREADAIREALDFHDGNISKTAKALGIGRNTLYAKMARYHIAL from the coding sequence ATGCACTTGCTCCTCAGAGATGGAAACGGTTTCGAAATACATCGCGACCCGAATACCCCTGAACATCCCGTGCCATTGGTCCTGTCCCGGTCCAGTCGGCAACGCGCGGCCCAGGTGGATGCCTCCAACTGGAAACGCTTTGTGAATGGCAAGTCCATGACCTCCCCGGATGTGGACCCGATTCTGCTTGATTCATGGCAACGGTGTATGGACATGGCGGTTGACCCTGCCCCCCGCAGTTGTTGGGATTTTCTGCCCATGGAACAGATGAAACCATTCACCACCACATTGGAACGGATTTGTGATGGCATCGAATCAACGGTCTATGAAGGGATCAAGGGGAAAAACCTGCTGATGACCATCACCAACGCCGAAGGACGGGTGGCCCGAACGTCCGGTGATCTGGACGTGCTTCGCCAGGCAGACACACTCAACTTCGGCCCGGGGGCCAACTGGGCGGAATCCAGTGTCGGGACCAATGCCATCGGCACAGCCTTGGCCACTGGCCGCCCCATGCAGGTCTTTGCCTCGGAACATTTCTGCCAGAGTCACCACAGTTGGAATTGCTCGGCGGCCCCGATCCTTGACCCTCGCGGCAACATCTGGGGCTGTTTCGATATTTCCGGCCCCAAGGATTCCGACCACACCAACGCACTGGAACTGGTCCAGAATGCCGCACGCGCTCTGGAACACCAATTGAGCCGTCTCTACTGTTCCGAGCTTGAGAACCAGATGACCTCACTTTTTTCATCCATGTTCAACTCGGTCATGACCGGCGTGCTGTTTCTCAACAAGACAGGACGCATCACCAGCGCCAACACCATCGCGGAGCTGTTGCTCAGTCCCGAAGGCATTCCTCTGCGAGGGCACAATGCCGAAGAATTCTTTGACCTGGCCCCCTATCTCGCCCAGCAGAAAAACGCCTCTCTGTGCGACCCGGTCACCATTCACGCCCTAAAAAGACCTTCCCTGTTCATCAGGGCCATGCCTACCTTCAGCGCCAGTGGCACCTGGCTCGACACCATTGTCACTGTCAGCGAAACGCAACGGTCTCACCCGATGGCGGTCGGACAGGATATTCAAAAAACATCCACTGCCTCGAAAAAAAAACCGATCAAGGGATTTGAGCATGTCCTGTATGGCAGCACGGCCATGCACCGAACTATTGAAAAAGCGGCCAGCGCATCCAGGACACCGTCCACCATCCTGCTCACCGGCGAATCCGGCACGGGCAAGGAACTGTTCGCCAAGGGCATCCATCTGGCCGGACCTCGGTCAAAAAAACCATTTGTAGCAGTAAACTGCGGCGCATTGTCCAAGGAACTGGTCCACAGCGAACTCTTCGGATATCGCGAAGGAGCCTTTACCGGGGCTGTCAAACAGGGGCGCATTGGCAAATTTCAGAAAGCGGACACCGGCGTACTCTTTCTGGATGAAATTTCGGAAATGCCCAAATCACAGCAGGTCAACCTGCTTCGCGCGCTGGAAGAACGGGCCATTGTGCCGGTCGGCGGGACCACCCCCATTCCCGTGGATGTCAAAATCATTGCCGCGACGAACAAGAATCTTTTGGAACGCGTCGAACAAGGCCGTTTCCGGGAAGATCTCTATTACCGATTGAATGTGGTTTCCATTCATATCCCGCCCCTTCGGGAACGGGGCAACGATGTCAACCTCTTGGCCGACGTCCATTTGAAACGTCTCTGTTCCTCCTTTGATATTCCCTGTCCGGAAATTCCGTCGGATGTCCGAAAAATCTTCATGGCCCACGACTGGCCCGGCAATGTGCGGGAACTCATCAACTGTCTGGAATATGCTGCCAACACCCTGTCTGGTCCTGTGTTATTGCCTGAGCACCTGCCCCACGCCCTTTCAAAAAGAAGCACGGATCAGGCTGAAGGAAGTGGACCGGCACCGCAAGGACGGGAGTTTCATCTGAAACAACGCGAGGCAGACGCCATCCGCGAAGCACTGGATTTTCACGACGGCAACATCAGCAAGACAGCCAAGGCGCTCGGCATTGGTCGAAACACGTTATATGCCAAAATGGCCCGCTATCACATCGCACTCTGA